The proteins below are encoded in one region of Halorarum halophilum:
- a CDS encoding NADH-quinone oxidoreductase subunit D — MSTDESTSEQSERAEGTRQERVGAGGVDYDELEELLGEHAIGRESHVNAEAFVVRPDEVQDALSLLRDEAGFDHLSCLTAQEYGDRYESIYHLTSYDDRTREVGVVVPAAKDDPVSESAVPVYETANWHEREAYDLVGIEYEGHPDLRRILLPETWQGHPLALDYDQDRPQVVSLREHKNPLAGDTRGQGEGEEGSDTMFLNIGPHHPATHGVLHLKTTLDGEQVADVEPDIGYLHRCEEQMAQNGTYRHQIIPYADRWDYTSNLPNEWAVARAIEDLADIDVPEYAEVLRTMSVELGRMLGHFLAVGTFALDVYGDFTAIFMYAIQDRERIQNILEDLTGQRMMFYYFRVGGVAWDVPEPREEFFEKVRDFLEELPEAIQEYYDLTTNNEILQMRTVDTGRISAETAKDYGCTGPVARASGVDYDLRRDDPYGYYENLDWNVVTEEAGDNYARLAVRLREIEESARIVEQCLDLLEDWPEDDRTLQANVPRTLKPESDTEIYRAVEIAKGELGVYIRSDGTDSPARFKIRSPCFHNLSALPEMSVGEYVPDLVAALGSLDIVLGSVDR, encoded by the coding sequence ATGAGCACTGACGAGAGTACGTCCGAACAGTCCGAACGGGCGGAAGGGACGCGACAGGAACGGGTCGGGGCCGGGGGCGTCGACTACGACGAACTGGAGGAGCTCCTCGGCGAACACGCCATCGGTCGCGAGAGCCACGTGAACGCCGAGGCGTTCGTCGTGCGCCCCGACGAGGTGCAGGACGCGCTGTCCCTGCTGCGCGACGAGGCTGGCTTCGACCACCTCTCCTGTCTCACCGCCCAGGAGTACGGCGACCGCTACGAGTCCATCTACCACCTGACGTCGTACGACGACCGCACGCGCGAGGTCGGCGTCGTCGTCCCGGCCGCGAAGGACGACCCGGTGAGCGAGAGCGCAGTCCCGGTGTACGAGACGGCGAACTGGCACGAGCGGGAGGCGTACGACCTCGTCGGTATCGAGTACGAGGGGCACCCCGACCTCCGGCGCATCCTGCTCCCAGAGACGTGGCAGGGCCACCCACTCGCGCTGGACTACGACCAGGACCGACCGCAGGTCGTCTCCCTCCGCGAGCACAAGAACCCCCTCGCCGGGGACACCCGCGGGCAGGGAGAGGGGGAAGAGGGGTCCGACACGATGTTCCTGAATATCGGGCCGCACCACCCGGCGACCCACGGCGTGCTCCACCTGAAGACGACGCTGGACGGCGAACAGGTCGCCGACGTGGAGCCGGACATCGGCTACCTCCACCGCTGCGAGGAGCAGATGGCACAGAACGGCACGTACCGCCACCAGATCATCCCCTACGCGGACCGGTGGGACTACACCTCGAACCTGCCGAACGAGTGGGCGGTCGCGCGGGCAATCGAGGACCTCGCCGACATCGACGTGCCGGAGTACGCCGAGGTGCTCCGGACGATGTCGGTCGAACTCGGTCGGATGCTCGGCCACTTCCTCGCGGTGGGGACGTTCGCGCTGGACGTGTACGGCGACTTCACGGCCATCTTCATGTACGCCATCCAGGACCGCGAGCGGATCCAGAACATCCTGGAGGACCTGACGGGCCAGCGGATGATGTTCTACTACTTCCGGGTCGGCGGCGTCGCGTGGGACGTCCCCGAGCCGCGCGAGGAGTTCTTCGAGAAGGTCCGCGACTTCCTCGAGGAGCTCCCCGAGGCGATCCAGGAGTACTACGACCTGACGACGAACAACGAGATCCTCCAGATGCGGACGGTCGACACGGGCCGCATCTCGGCCGAGACGGCCAAGGACTACGGCTGTACCGGCCCGGTGGCTCGCGCGTCGGGCGTCGACTACGACCTGCGCCGGGACGACCCGTACGGCTACTACGAGAACCTCGACTGGAACGTCGTCACCGAGGAGGCCGGCGACAACTACGCCCGACTCGCCGTCCGCCTGCGGGAGATCGAGGAGTCGGCCCGCATCGTCGAGCAGTGTCTCGACCTGCTGGAGGACTGGCCCGAGGACGACCGGACGCTCCAGGCGAACGTTCCCCGGACGCTGAAACCGGAGTCCGACACGGAGATCTATCGCGCGGTCGAGATCGCCAAGGGCGAACTCGGCGTCTACATCCGCTCGGACGGCACCGACAGCCCCGCGCGGTTCAAGATCCGGAGCCCGTGTTTCCACAACCTCTCGGCGCTGCCCGAGATGTCGGTCGGCGAGTACGTGCCCGACCTCGTCGCGGCGCTGGGTAGCCTCGACATCGTCCTCGGGAGCGTCGATCGGTGA
- a CDS encoding DUF5789 family protein has protein sequence MAPDDSEGPENTRDSVQDAAERRQSERADSVERTMEAVEEDLGTHQYPVSSEDLSAYYADDPIDLPNETESLGSAFGRLDRSFEDPDEAYEALVSEFEEGRLEGRDEELAAEEPTWDEGRATGRRDADPDAPEREDESGLER, from the coding sequence ATGGCACCTGACGACTCCGAAGGGCCCGAGAACACGCGCGATAGCGTCCAGGACGCCGCCGAGCGACGGCAGAGCGAACGCGCCGACTCGGTCGAGCGGACGATGGAGGCGGTCGAGGAGGACCTCGGCACGCACCAGTACCCGGTGTCGAGCGAGGACCTCAGCGCCTACTACGCGGACGATCCCATCGACCTGCCAAACGAGACGGAGTCGCTCGGGAGCGCCTTCGGGCGCCTCGACAGGAGCTTCGAGGACCCCGACGAGGCGTACGAGGCGCTGGTCTCGGAGTTCGAGGAGGGCCGGCTGGAGGGTCGCGACGAGGAACTCGCCGCCGAGGAGCCGACGTGGGACGAGGGGCGAGCGACGGGACGGCGGGACGCGGACCCCGACGCCCCCGAACGCGAGGACGAGTCGGGGCTGGAGCGCTGA
- a CDS encoding mechanosensitive ion channel family protein, which yields MQPTAASAVIQVQIPEFLQETIAQIVAFLPRLVGALVILAVGWILGVAAGKVVQRLADSVEFDRMVLDTPLGRTFGGTESAVSQTFGSITKWFVVALSVLAAANVLAIPLLSQWIGTAVSYLPAFIAGLLVILIGFVVADFIGDVITRTRAATQTAYTSWFATGTRMFLYFIAIVIGLDTMGIDVTILYTFAEAVAWGLAAALALGAGIAFGWGGHTYVSNNIDRWMHRASSGTPAPGGAPQADGGEPTDDDD from the coding sequence ATGCAGCCAACAGCAGCGTCAGCCGTGATACAGGTACAGATTCCCGAGTTCCTCCAGGAGACCATCGCCCAGATCGTCGCCTTCCTGCCGCGACTGGTCGGCGCCCTGGTCATCCTCGCCGTGGGGTGGATCCTCGGCGTCGCCGCGGGGAAGGTCGTTCAACGACTCGCCGACAGCGTCGAGTTCGACCGGATGGTCCTCGATACGCCGCTCGGTCGAACGTTCGGGGGGACGGAGTCGGCCGTCTCCCAGACGTTCGGGTCGATCACGAAGTGGTTCGTGGTCGCCCTCTCGGTGCTGGCGGCCGCGAACGTCCTCGCCATCCCGCTGCTCTCGCAGTGGATCGGGACGGCCGTCTCGTACCTCCCGGCGTTCATCGCCGGCCTGCTGGTCATCCTCATCGGGTTCGTCGTCGCCGACTTCATCGGGGACGTGATCACGCGGACCCGCGCGGCGACCCAGACGGCGTACACGTCCTGGTTCGCGACCGGCACCCGGATGTTCCTCTACTTCATCGCCATCGTCATCGGGCTGGACACGATGGGGATCGACGTCACCATCCTCTACACGTTCGCGGAGGCGGTCGCGTGGGGCCTGGCAGCCGCCCTCGCGCTCGGCGCCGGCATCGCGTTCGGCTGGGGCGGACACACCTACGTCTCGAACAACATCGACCGCTGGATGCACCGCGCGTCCTCGGGGACTCCCGCGCCCGGCGGCGCCCCGCAGGCGGACGGCGGCGAGCCGACCGACGACGACGACTGA
- a CDS encoding winged helix-turn-helix domain-containing protein has protein sequence MEGVLWYLLASSRGGPTRTRLLRVLEDQPRNANQLADELDLDYTTVRHHLDVLMDNNVVRRAGGDYGAVYLFTDQVRTNWDTVEEILEAVDAGGNDDP, from the coding sequence ATGGAAGGCGTGCTCTGGTACCTGCTCGCGAGTTCCCGCGGGGGACCGACGCGGACTCGGCTCCTTCGGGTGCTCGAGGACCAGCCACGCAACGCCAACCAGCTCGCGGACGAACTGGACCTCGACTACACCACCGTCCGACACCACCTCGACGTCCTGATGGACAACAACGTCGTCCGTCGCGCCGGCGGCGACTACGGGGCGGTGTACCTGTTCACCGACCAGGTCCGGACGAACTGGGACACGGTCGAGGAGATACTCGAGGCGGTCGACGCGGGGGGGAACGACGACCCATGA
- a CDS encoding uracil-DNA glycosylase: MSDFEDRFGDALEAVPEEHVDRSRFVPGVGPLDADVVLVGEAPGENEVAEGEPFVGQAGRELDRVLADLGVDRSSVYVTNLVKVRPPENRTPYVAEIDAWRPVLDAELERISPTVVVPLGTTATRAVLDTDEGVTDLHGRQFERDGWTVVPAFHPAATFYDETKRDEFEADILAAFEAAGLV; this comes from the coding sequence GTGAGTGACTTCGAGGACCGCTTCGGGGACGCGCTCGAGGCCGTCCCCGAGGAGCACGTCGACCGGTCGCGCTTCGTGCCGGGCGTCGGCCCGCTCGACGCGGACGTCGTGCTGGTCGGCGAGGCGCCCGGAGAGAACGAGGTCGCGGAGGGCGAGCCGTTCGTCGGCCAGGCCGGCAGGGAGCTCGACCGCGTGCTCGCGGACCTCGGCGTCGACCGCTCGTCGGTGTACGTCACGAACCTGGTGAAGGTCCGGCCGCCGGAGAACCGGACCCCCTACGTCGCCGAGATCGACGCCTGGCGTCCGGTGCTCGACGCCGAACTCGAGCGCATCTCGCCGACCGTCGTCGTCCCGCTCGGCACCACCGCGACGCGGGCCGTGCTCGACACGGACGAGGGCGTCACCGACCTGCACGGCCGGCAGTTCGAACGGGACGGGTGGACGGTCGTCCCCGCGTTCCACCCCGCGGCGACCTTCTACGACGAGACCAAGCGCGACGAGTTCGAGGCCGACATCCTGGCCGCCTTCGAGGCCGCCGGGCTGGTGTGA
- the dps gene encoding DNA starvation/stationary phase protection protein Dps, giving the protein MSQQQHPPRPTENRQQQQQPIEGGQSTQQQPMEGQQSMQGQGMEPQQQSTQQRPMEPQQQQFGMQQQPGQQQMGQQPGQGQQLSGHEFPTKTHLPPETRRGSIELLNQALVDTTDLLTQVKFAHWNVRGENFFQLHELFEELAEELEEHADEIAERATSLGGQAMATTRIAAATSRLPEMRTDAIRGTEYVELVAERVAIHDANLSAALQAATANEDLDTADLLNEISREVGRYRWFLEAHFITQPTGSEGSVGQQPGIGDQQPEMSGQQPRTSSQQPEMGGQQFGMSEQQPGMGGSQPGMGASQSGMGEPQPGIGESQSGMGGQQSTQQQPPTGVQQMQPPSMDAQVGGEQQQPRQQSDHQRSSY; this is encoded by the coding sequence ATGAGCCAGCAACAGCATCCACCACGACCGACGGAGAACCGGCAGCAACAGCAACAGCCGATCGAAGGGGGGCAGTCGACGCAACAGCAGCCGATGGAGGGGCAACAGTCCATGCAGGGGCAGGGGATGGAGCCGCAACAGCAATCGACCCAGCAACGGCCGATGGAACCACAACAGCAGCAGTTCGGCATGCAGCAGCAGCCCGGCCAGCAACAGATGGGTCAGCAGCCGGGTCAGGGGCAACAGCTGTCCGGACACGAGTTCCCGACGAAGACGCATCTCCCCCCGGAGACGCGGCGCGGGTCGATCGAACTCCTCAACCAGGCGCTCGTCGACACGACGGACCTGCTGACTCAGGTCAAGTTCGCCCACTGGAACGTCCGAGGCGAGAACTTCTTCCAGCTCCACGAGCTGTTCGAGGAGCTCGCGGAGGAACTGGAGGAGCACGCCGACGAGATCGCCGAGCGGGCGACCTCCCTCGGCGGGCAGGCGATGGCCACGACCCGCATCGCGGCGGCGACCTCGCGTCTCCCCGAGATGCGGACCGACGCGATCCGGGGAACCGAGTACGTGGAACTCGTCGCCGAGCGGGTGGCGATCCACGACGCCAACCTGTCGGCGGCACTCCAGGCGGCGACAGCGAACGAGGACCTCGACACGGCCGACCTGCTCAACGAGATCTCCCGGGAGGTCGGCAGGTACCGGTGGTTCCTGGAGGCTCACTTCATCACCCAGCCGACCGGAAGCGAGGGCTCCGTGGGCCAACAGCCGGGCATCGGAGACCAGCAGCCCGAGATGAGCGGTCAGCAACCCCGAACGAGCAGTCAACAGCCCGAGATGGGAGGACAGCAGTTCGGCATGAGCGAACAGCAACCGGGTATGGGAGGTTCCCAGCCCGGTATGGGAGCATCGCAGTCAGGCATGGGAGAACCGCAGCCCGGCATAGGAGAATCGCAATCCGGTATGGGCGGTCAGCAGTCGACCCAGCAACAGCCGCCGACGGGCGTTCAGCAGATGCAACCGCCGTCGATGGACGCGCAGGTCGGCGGCGAACAGCAGCAGCCCCGGCAGCAGTCGGATCACCAGCGGTCCTCCTACTGA
- a CDS encoding DUF7130 family rubredoxin-like protein yields the protein MSGRGETPEEEGEDVEPSAPKISFGQTLYTEDGEPVGKVRGVEEGGVFVSIREGAESFSIEHARSGQAFGEAELMWRCTECGEMGRIDDDLPDNCPNCNAEREALMYWTED from the coding sequence ATGAGTGGACGTGGTGAGACACCCGAGGAGGAGGGCGAGGACGTCGAACCGTCGGCCCCGAAGATCTCGTTCGGACAGACGCTGTACACCGAGGACGGCGAGCCGGTCGGGAAGGTCCGGGGCGTCGAGGAGGGCGGGGTGTTCGTGAGCATCCGCGAGGGCGCCGAGTCGTTCAGCATCGAACACGCCCGGTCGGGGCAGGCGTTCGGCGAGGCGGAGCTGATGTGGCGCTGTACCGAGTGCGGCGAGATGGGAAGGATCGACGACGATCTCCCGGATAACTGCCCCAACTGCAACGCCGAGCGCGAGGCGCTCATGTACTGGACCGAGGACTGA
- a CDS encoding helix-turn-helix domain-containing protein, producing the protein MTTIVRATLPAEQFALDETFNRVPSAEFEIVRVVADSTDRVLPLLWATADEGEPFDSLPEVISEDPTTQEMSVVTEFDTEYLLKMDWEMHVRVLFYILKEEDATILDARTKDGEWHFRVLFPEHDSVGTMYQSCKDYDITLDIKQITQLSDSFRRGWFGLTEHQYETIVGAYREGYYSVPRKANLEELADRFGVSHQALSERLRRGHEKLIANAMHLESTPV; encoded by the coding sequence ATGACGACCATTGTGCGAGCCACCCTGCCGGCGGAACAGTTCGCGCTCGACGAGACGTTCAATCGCGTTCCGTCGGCCGAGTTCGAGATCGTTCGGGTGGTCGCCGACAGCACCGACCGCGTGCTGCCGCTGCTGTGGGCGACTGCCGACGAAGGGGAGCCGTTCGACTCGCTACCGGAGGTGATCTCCGAGGACCCGACGACCCAGGAGATGTCCGTCGTCACCGAGTTCGACACCGAGTACCTCCTGAAGATGGACTGGGAGATGCACGTGCGCGTGCTGTTCTACATCCTGAAGGAGGAGGACGCGACCATCCTCGACGCGCGCACGAAGGACGGCGAGTGGCACTTCCGGGTGCTGTTCCCCGAACACGACTCGGTCGGGACCATGTACCAGTCGTGCAAGGACTACGACATCACCCTCGACATCAAGCAGATCACCCAGCTGTCCGACTCGTTCCGCCGCGGCTGGTTCGGCCTGACCGAGCACCAGTACGAGACCATCGTCGGCGCGTACCGCGAGGGGTACTACTCCGTCCCGCGGAAGGCGAACCTGGAGGAACTGGCGGACCGCTTCGGCGTCTCCCACCAGGCGCTCTCCGAGCGGCTCCGGCGGGGCCACGAGAAGCTCATCGCGAACGCGATGCACCTCGAGTCGACCCCGGTGTAG